The Flavivirga eckloniae genomic interval GATCGGGAAACACTAGTGCTTTTAGATGGCTTGTTAATTCAGGATAGCGAGTATGTATTAAATTACAATCCTTATAAAATAGAATCGGTGAGTTTATTAAAAGAAATTTATTTTTATGGACCAAGTATATTTAAAGGAATTATTGACATAAGAACAAAAAGAGGAGACTTTAATGTGCCATCAGGGGTTGATGATGTAAGTCGTTTAAATCTTACCATTCCTAAAGAAAGAAGAATATATTACCAACCCAATTATAACGATGATGTAGAGAAGTTAAAGAGAATCCCAGATTATAGAAGTCAGTTATTATGGAAGCCTGATATTGCTTTAAAGTCCGAATCCAAATCAATCGAATTTTATACGTCAGATTTGGAAGGCGTATTTGAGGTTTTATTTGAAGGTTATACTTTAAATGGAGTATATGTAAATTCAAAAAGGTACTTTAAAGTAAAAAGCGAACAGACTAAATAACCAATACCGATTGGGTTTTCAAAATCAGAAACATGTTTACGTATTCAAGATTCCCAGAGAAGTTTAGTCTTGAAAAAATTAACGAAGAAAAGTAAAAACTTTTTAGATGTCATTTTTCCTCTTAGTAGCTTAAAAGCATGTGCAATATGGTTTTCTACTGTTTTAACAGAAATATTCATCACCTCGGCTATTTCTTTATATTTATAGCCCTCAATTTTACTTAGTAATAAGGCCTCTTTACACTTGGGAGGGAGCTCATCTATAGCAGATTTTAAATATAACAAGCGCTGTTCCATTATTTTAATATCCTCTATTTTGTTCTCCATTTGATTAAGTTTCGTAAACTTTATCGCTTCTAATTTTTCATTAATACGCTTACGGGATTTATAATTATTAATAAAAGCATTATACGCCGATTTATAAAGATAGCTCTTTAGTGAAGAGTGAATTTTTAATTGTTCCCTTTTTTCCCAGAGTTTCAACAATATATCTTGAGCTATATCTTCAGCCAATTGATCATTATTGGTAAAACTGTACAGATACACGCACAAATTATCGTAGTAATTTGTGTATATAAATCTATAAGCTTTTTTGTCACTTTTAGAAAGCTTTAGTAGAAGATCAATGTCGTTAGTATACGTGTTGTCCAATGTTTTTTTGTGCCCAAATGGTTAATAGTTAGGTTACAAAAATGAAAAAAAATAAATTAAGACTAGGGGATTTAAAAAAACTGTTGTCATAAAGTTATAATATAGTTAATAATGTCAAAAGAAAAAATAGAGAATATTATCTCAAAATATATTAACCATGAAGCTTCAGAAGCTGAGATAGAAGAGCTTTTAGTTTGGTTAGAAGACCCTAAAAATGAAAAAGCATTTAAAGAGAATATAGCTGTAAGCCACTATTTAAACAAGAGCTTTAAAAAGTTTGATTCTGCAAAGGCTTATAAAAACACTTTACAAATTTATAAGACCTCAAAAAAGAAGAAAAGAATATCGGCTTACTTCGCATATGCTGTTGCAGCATCTTTAGTACTTCTAATTTCTTTAACCATTATTTTTAATAAGGACAATAACACAGTAATTAACGATTCTAGTGTTGTTAATAATATTACTCAAGGTACAGACAAGGCAACATTAACATTAGAAGATGGAACGGATATAATCTTAGAAAAAGGACAGGATTATGTTGCCAATAATGTAATTAGTAATGGCGAAGAACTAGTATACAATTCTAATGCTAATTCAAAAACAGAGATCGTTTATAATTACTTAACTGTTCCGCGAGGCGGTCAGTACATGGTTAAACTATCAGATGGCACACAAGTATGGTTAAATTCTGAATCTAAACTTAAATACCCTGTGAATTTTGTTGCAAATGCAGATAGAGAGGTTGAACTGTTATACGGCGAAGCTTATTTTGATGTGTCACCTAGCGAAAATCATAATGGTTCAGTATTTAAAGTGTATAGCCAGCAACAAGAAATAAATGTGCTAGGCACCGAGTTTAATGTGAAATCTTATAAAGATGAAGATATTATACAAACTACTTTGGTAGAAGGTAAGATAACACTTGATGTAAGTACATTTAAGAACATCCTGAATCCAGCAGAGCAATTAACTTTTAACACCACGAATAAATCTATAAATAAAAAGGTAGTAGATGTTAAGAGGTACGTGTCTTGGAAAGATGGGTATTTCACGTTCGAAGACAAATCACTCGAAGAAGTATGTAAAATAATGTCGAGATGGTACGATGTTGATTTTGAAATTTCTAACTCAGAAATTAAAAATATTGAACTTTCGGGTTCAGTTAGAAAAAATCAAAATATAGAAAACATCCTCATGTCACTATATAATTTAAAGGATATTCAATATGAAATAAAAGAAAATAAAAAGGTTTATCTAAAATAAAAAAAAGGGTACAAAGCCTCGGTCGTCCAAAACTAAAACTTTGTCCCTAAGTACATTAATTATTAATCAATAACTAACTCAACAAATTTATGAAATTAAAACTAACCCAATTTCTATTTCCGAGGAAAATAGATCTCTTGAAAATTATGATTAGATCTTTCATTTTTTTATTCTGTTTTACGGCATTCGCTTTTACCCCTAAAAATGGGTTTACACAGAATGAGAAAATACTTATTGATCAAGATAAAACCTATGCAATAACAGAAATTTTTGAATTGATTATTAATCAAACAGACTATAACTTTATTTATGCAAAGGATTTATTTGAAGCAGATAATAAAATTACTCTAAAAAAAGGAGTGATTAGGGCCAGCAAGCTTTTAAACAGATGTCTTGAAAAAACGGCTTATACATATGATTTTACCAATGATAAAACAATTATTTTGGTAAAAAAGAATAAAGCCATAAAAAAGCCCCAGCAAGAAGAATTTACTATGTCTGGGAAGATTATAGATAAATCAGGAAATCCTTTACCTGGTATTACTGTTTACATCACAGAACAAAACCCATTAACAGTTGGAACACCAGGAGTAAACTCTGGAGACTTTGTAATTAGAGGAACTAGTACCGATTTTGATGGTAGTTATTCTATTCGTTTAAAACCAGGAGATTTTATTGCTATAACAGGTATTGGTTTTAAGTTTTATATGGACCAGATAATGGTGCAAACAGAAACCTACGATGTAACTCTTGAAGAAGAAATAAGCGAGTTAGAAGAGGTCGTATTAATTGGTTATGGTCAACAAACCAGAAAAGAAGTTACAGGAGCCATATCATCTGTAAGAGCTGAGGATATTAGCAAAAACAGCATTGGTAATCAGAGTTTTGATAGAGCCTTAAGCGGTCTTTTAAAAGGTGTAAACATTGTTCAAAATAATGGTAGGCCTGGAGCAGGTGTCGATATTAATGTTAGAGGTATTACTTCTCCTTTTGCATCTGGATCAGACAATAATCCGCTTTTTGTAATTGATGGTGTGCCCTTTCAAACCAATCCAGCAAACAATCTTGCTAATTTCGGACAATCCCAGAATCCTTTATTAGCCATAAACCCTAATGATATTGAAAGTATCGACGTTTTAAAAGATGCTGCTGCAACTGCCATTTATGGATCTCGCGGCGCTAATGGGGTTATTTTAGTAAAAACTAAAACAGGCAAAAAGAACCAAAAAAATAAAATTAGGTTATCCACTACAACTACTTTTGCAAGACCTATAGCAGAACGGAGCTATTTAGGTACGGAAGATTGGAGGGTTTTTGTTGATAATTTTTTTAGTAATTCGGTTGCTGCCTATAATACAGATCCTGCAAATAGTGGCGTATCTCGAGGCAGTTTATTTGCTTCTCAATATGCTGCTAATATATCTGGAGACCCAGATACTTTTTCATTAGATCCTATAGGTTATAATGGTTTAGTGGATTCATTTTTCGGTAATACCAATACAAATTGGGCAGATGTTATTTATAGAGACCCTGCACATACACAACAATATGATTTATCCTTGTCTGGAGGTAATCAAAATACAACATATTATATTTCTTTATTACATTCAAATCAAGAAGGCTTAGTAAAAGGTGATAAATTTAAACGATACAATGTAAGAACTAGTATAGATAGTGATATTAGCAAAACTTTAAAATTAGGGTTAACGTCAAATATTGGGTATACTGATAGTAATAGTGGCTTTCAACGAGAGGACTTAAATAGAATACTTAATACAAGACCTGACGTTTCTGTATTTGATGAAAATGGCGAGTTCTTACAATATACAGATGCCATAAACGAACAAACTAGTGAACTTGTAAATCATGCAAATCCTTTAGCAAAGACCACAGGATTTAGTAATGAAGGGCAGTCTTTTACCTTAATAGGTAATATGTATGCGGAAGCCAAACTTTTTAAAGGGTTTAAGTTAAGATACGATATAAACATTTCTAGATTCAATACTAAAAATAGACTTTTTGAGCCTGTTGCTGTAGTTAGAGGAACGCCCATATCATCGTTTTTTGCGCTTGAAAATGCCAATTTAAACTTATCTGAATCAACAAACACAAATATTATTTCTAATATTACTTCGAGCTATGATAGGGTTTTTAATGCTCACAAAATATCTGCGATTCTAGGTTTTTCATGGGACAGAAGTAAAACCGAAATATTGGCATCTAGTTTTTCTGGTTTTCCAGACACTTCTGTGTTAATTAGTGCTAGTAATGCCAAAAACAGACTGTCTACTCAAGACCAAACTATTGATTCTGGTTTAAACTCTATATTTTCTCGTTTAGCATACAACTACAATAATAAGTATTATGTAACTGCTAATTTTAGAACAGATAAATCCAGTAGGTTTGGACCTAACAATCAACGCGCCTATTTTCCTTCGGTTTCAGCGAGTTGGGATATTGCCAACGAAAAATTCTTAATAAATAACGATATTATAAACAACCTTCGCTTACGGTTCGGTATAGGTAGAACAGGATCAAATAACATTGGAAATTTTCGCTATTTACAATTCTTTAATAGTGGTGAGGGTCTCGATGGTTTATATGGGGGTATCCCTTCAGTAGAGTTGCTTGGAACACTACCAAACCCGGATGTTAAATGGGAAATAACAGATGAAACAAATATTGGTTTAAATTATGAGTTGTTTAACAACCGATTAAGAGGTAGTATAGATGTTTACAATAGAAAAACTACTGGGGCACTTATTCCTGGCTTTTTTCCTTTAGAAACTGGTGCTTCAGATTTCATAGCCAATTTTGCAGATTTAACAAATAAAGGTTTTGAAATAGATTTGGGGGGTGATATTATTAATTCCTCAAATTTTAAATGGACTGCTAATTTTAATATCTCTAAAAATAAGAATACGTTAGATAAGTTTGTTTCCGAATTTATCGATGAAGGACAGATTGATAGTTACGAAGTAGGTAGGGAAGTTAACTTAATAAGAGGTTATGAAGTTGAATATATCTTTCAAGACCAAACAGAAATAGACGGCTTAAATGCCACAGCAGACGACGGTTTTTATCAAGAACCAGGTACAGGTGTTGGCGATTACAAGTACAGAGATATAAATGGTGACGGAGAGATAACGCTAGATGATAGGAAAATTCTGGGAAGTTCTCAACCAGACTTTTTTGGTGGTTTCAATACCTCATTTGAATACAAGGGATTTCAATTATCAGCATTTTTTAACTACTCAGTAGGTGGAGAAGCCTGGGATTTAGGACAGCTAAATGCAAGTAACATAAATCTAGGTCCTTTAAACAATATATTATCTGATTACGCAGATGTTTGGACGCCTACCAATACAGATGCTCAATACCCAAGAGCTATTTTAAGCGACCCTAACGATAACACAAGATTGTCAGATAGAAATGTTTACAAGACGTCTTTTGTTAGGCTAAAAACCCTACAGTTAAACTATGCTTTCCCGCAAAGTATATTAAGTCACATCGGGTTTTCTGGAGCAAATATATTTGTATCTGCCTCTAACTTATGGACATCTACAGATTTCCCTGGGATAGATCCAGAATCTGTTGGTCCGATAGCTGGAACGAGTAGTACGCGTGGACAGAACTTTTATCCCATTGCAAAGACATGGTCTGTTGGATTAAACATGAACTTTTAAAAACGTAAAACATGAAAATTAAAAATATATTAGTAGCAATTTGCTTGAGCGTTTTTCTTAGCAATTGTAGTATAGACAAGATAGAGCCTAATAATTTATTAGTAGAAGACAATGTCGTTCGAGATGGAGAATCGGCTAGCTTATTATTAAATAGTGCCTATGTATTATTTAGAACAAACGGCGATTCTGCTGGAGCTCTGGAAATAAATCAAGAAATTATTTATGCCCTTAATGTAGCAGGCGAGCAATTTAGTGCTTTCCCTGTAGGGTTTGTAGAAGATTTTATCACCAATACGGTTGAAGCCGATGATCCCGATTTAAAAGCGATCTATATCAATCAATACAAAGTAATTAATACCGTTAATTTTTTAATCGAAGCATTAGAAGCAGGAAAAGCATCGGATCTTAACGACGATGAAACCAATGCTATGATAGCAGAAGCCAGAACAATAAGAGCGATAGCTCATTTTAAATTACTACGTATTTTTGGTCAGTTTTATGATCTCAATTCAATCTACGGGATTGTAGTAAGAACAGAACCGGCAAGAGGTGCTGTTTTTTCTGCAAGGAATACAGTGCAGGAAACTTACGATGCCATCGTAGGAGACCTTGAGTTTGCAGCAGCAAATGGGCCTTCTGGAATACCCCATTACAGAGTGAGTGCTGTAACTGCACAAGCTTATTTGGCAAAAGTGCAATTATACATCGGAGACTATACTAATGCAGCCAATACAGCAACTGCCGTAATAAATAATAGTGATGGTTACACGCTTGAGCAAACCTATGATGATATATTCTTTAACAGATGGGACTCATCAGAAGTGTTATTTGCTTTGTTCTCAGGAGATGGTAGAACAACAGAGGCCGCTCCAACTGCATTTCTTCCTGCAATATATTCCCCTTTCTTTTTACCACCATCTGAGTCATTTTTAACATTGGCAGATGCGCAAGACGGGGTTATAGGAGATGCAGAACTTTTTACATTTTCTAGTGGATTAGATACTAGGTTTTCATTTGGTTATAACTTTAACAATCCAAATAATCAAAATAATCCAAGTGTAGTAGGCGTGCCTGGAAATGTGAAATATCCATACGACATTAGTGCTCCTAATGGTAACACGACCTATTTATTACGTCTTGCAGAAGTGTACCTGATTTTTGCTGAAGCAGAAGCCAGACGAGATGGAGGCGATTTAAATGCTGCCCTAGCTAGACTTAATGAACTACGTACAAGAGCTACAGGCATTGAATTAAAAACACTTACCGATAAAGCAACTTTACTGGCAGATATTCGAAATGAAAAACGATTAGAATTATATATAGAAAATGCTGAACCATGGTTTGATTTAGTACGCTATGATATTTTAGGAGATCTAGATGCATCTACCCTAAAACCTACATTAACATCCCAAAATAAGTTTATTTATCCTATTCCGCAATCGGCATTGGCAAGTAATAACTTATTAAAACAAAATCCTTAACAATTTGAGTTAGTCTCTCTACGAAGGATTGTCTTATAACATTATATAATAAGGCAATCCTTTTCAAATTCATATAATAATAAAAAAGAAAGTTTAAGAAAATGAAAAAAATAAATATAAATATCCTAATCCTGTTTTTGCTAACCTCCATATGCTCTTGTGCGCAAGAAAAAGCTACGGGAATTCATTTCTTTAAAGGATCTTTTGAAGAAGCAAAGACATTGGCAAAAGCAGAAAATAAAAAAATATTTGTAGATGTTTATACCACATGGTGTGCTCCTTGTAAAAAAATGACAAAAGAAGTCTTTCCAGATAAAGCATTAGGGGCGTATTATAATGCACATTTTATATCTATAAAAATAGATGCAGAAAAAGGAGAGGGTATTAAAATTGCTAAAGATTATAATGTTGGCGGATACCCTACTTTAATATATGTAGATAGTGAAGGTAAAACCATTAATAAAATGACTAGCTATCTAGGTATAGAAGAGATGCAACGTATAGGAGAAAGCGTACTTCAAGGTGATAGTAACTTTGAAGAATTAGAATTGAAATATAATCAAAAATCCATTTCGCAAGAAGAGCTATTTCATTACATGACGGCTCTAAAGGGAAAAGGATTGTATGATAGAGCAGAAAAAGCTTTTGAGCAGTATTTCTTAGCAGAAGTAAAAAGTGGTGTTACATTAGATATGTTTGAACAAATTTTTCAATACATAAGATCTTCTGAAGATGTTCCTTTCCAATATCTTATTGAAAACAAAGAAAAGTTTTATCAATTTAAAAATAAGGAAAAGGTCGACGAAATTATTCGTAATTATTATTTAGACGAATTCATGTACGCTAAGATACCAGAAACCGAGGCCGATTATTTTGCTGCTAAAAAAGAATTAGCTAAAAAGGTTGAAATTGATGATTTTTTAAGTGTGAATCTTGACAATAATTACTATTATAAAAAGCAAAATGAGGATAAATATATGGAGACGGCTAAAGTATTGTTTGATAGACATTCTAAAGAAGAAGACCAGCTAAAAATTTCTTATATAGTAGGAGGAGCTGTTAAGTTTAAAAACCCAGACCATATTAAAACCTTATTAACTTGGGCAAAAAGAGCCTTAGAAATAGATGATAATTCCATAAATATAGCAAGTGTCTCAGTTTATTATGCCAAACTTAATGATAGGGCTAAAGCTCAGGAATATTATGATAAAGCTATAGCAAAGTCACTAAGTGATAAA includes:
- a CDS encoding RNA polymerase sigma factor — encoded protein: MDNTYTNDIDLLLKLSKSDKKAYRFIYTNYYDNLCVYLYSFTNNDQLAEDIAQDILLKLWEKREQLKIHSSLKSYLYKSAYNAFINNYKSRKRINEKLEAIKFTKLNQMENKIEDIKIMEQRLLYLKSAIDELPPKCKEALLLSKIEGYKYKEIAEVMNISVKTVENHIAHAFKLLRGKMTSKKFLLFFVNFFKTKLLWES
- a CDS encoding FecR family protein, which translates into the protein MSKEKIENIISKYINHEASEAEIEELLVWLEDPKNEKAFKENIAVSHYLNKSFKKFDSAKAYKNTLQIYKTSKKKKRISAYFAYAVAASLVLLISLTIIFNKDNNTVINDSSVVNNITQGTDKATLTLEDGTDIILEKGQDYVANNVISNGEELVYNSNANSKTEIVYNYLTVPRGGQYMVKLSDGTQVWLNSESKLKYPVNFVANADREVELLYGEAYFDVSPSENHNGSVFKVYSQQQEINVLGTEFNVKSYKDEDIIQTTLVEGKITLDVSTFKNILNPAEQLTFNTTNKSINKKVVDVKRYVSWKDGYFTFEDKSLEEVCKIMSRWYDVDFEISNSEIKNIELSGSVRKNQNIENILMSLYNLKDIQYEIKENKKVYLK
- a CDS encoding SusC/RagA family TonB-linked outer membrane protein, with protein sequence MIRSFIFLFCFTAFAFTPKNGFTQNEKILIDQDKTYAITEIFELIINQTDYNFIYAKDLFEADNKITLKKGVIRASKLLNRCLEKTAYTYDFTNDKTIILVKKNKAIKKPQQEEFTMSGKIIDKSGNPLPGITVYITEQNPLTVGTPGVNSGDFVIRGTSTDFDGSYSIRLKPGDFIAITGIGFKFYMDQIMVQTETYDVTLEEEISELEEVVLIGYGQQTRKEVTGAISSVRAEDISKNSIGNQSFDRALSGLLKGVNIVQNNGRPGAGVDINVRGITSPFASGSDNNPLFVIDGVPFQTNPANNLANFGQSQNPLLAINPNDIESIDVLKDAAATAIYGSRGANGVILVKTKTGKKNQKNKIRLSTTTTFARPIAERSYLGTEDWRVFVDNFFSNSVAAYNTDPANSGVSRGSLFASQYAANISGDPDTFSLDPIGYNGLVDSFFGNTNTNWADVIYRDPAHTQQYDLSLSGGNQNTTYYISLLHSNQEGLVKGDKFKRYNVRTSIDSDISKTLKLGLTSNIGYTDSNSGFQREDLNRILNTRPDVSVFDENGEFLQYTDAINEQTSELVNHANPLAKTTGFSNEGQSFTLIGNMYAEAKLFKGFKLRYDINISRFNTKNRLFEPVAVVRGTPISSFFALENANLNLSESTNTNIISNITSSYDRVFNAHKISAILGFSWDRSKTEILASSFSGFPDTSVLISASNAKNRLSTQDQTIDSGLNSIFSRLAYNYNNKYYVTANFRTDKSSRFGPNNQRAYFPSVSASWDIANEKFLINNDIINNLRLRFGIGRTGSNNIGNFRYLQFFNSGEGLDGLYGGIPSVELLGTLPNPDVKWEITDETNIGLNYELFNNRLRGSIDVYNRKTTGALIPGFFPLETGASDFIANFADLTNKGFEIDLGGDIINSSNFKWTANFNISKNKNTLDKFVSEFIDEGQIDSYEVGREVNLIRGYEVEYIFQDQTEIDGLNATADDGFYQEPGTGVGDYKYRDINGDGEITLDDRKILGSSQPDFFGGFNTSFEYKGFQLSAFFNYSVGGEAWDLGQLNASNINLGPLNNILSDYADVWTPTNTDAQYPRAILSDPNDNTRLSDRNVYKTSFVRLKTLQLNYAFPQSILSHIGFSGANIFVSASNLWTSTDFPGIDPESVGPIAGTSSTRGQNFYPIAKTWSVGLNMNF
- a CDS encoding RagB/SusD family nutrient uptake outer membrane protein translates to MKIKNILVAICLSVFLSNCSIDKIEPNNLLVEDNVVRDGESASLLLNSAYVLFRTNGDSAGALEINQEIIYALNVAGEQFSAFPVGFVEDFITNTVEADDPDLKAIYINQYKVINTVNFLIEALEAGKASDLNDDETNAMIAEARTIRAIAHFKLLRIFGQFYDLNSIYGIVVRTEPARGAVFSARNTVQETYDAIVGDLEFAAANGPSGIPHYRVSAVTAQAYLAKVQLYIGDYTNAANTATAVINNSDGYTLEQTYDDIFFNRWDSSEVLFALFSGDGRTTEAAPTAFLPAIYSPFFLPPSESFLTLADAQDGVIGDAELFTFSSGLDTRFSFGYNFNNPNNQNNPSVVGVPGNVKYPYDISAPNGNTTYLLRLAEVYLIFAEAEARRDGGDLNAALARLNELRTRATGIELKTLTDKATLLADIRNEKRLELYIENAEPWFDLVRYDILGDLDASTLKPTLTSQNKFIYPIPQSALASNNLLKQNP
- a CDS encoding thioredoxin family protein, translated to MKKININILILFLLTSICSCAQEKATGIHFFKGSFEEAKTLAKAENKKIFVDVYTTWCAPCKKMTKEVFPDKALGAYYNAHFISIKIDAEKGEGIKIAKDYNVGGYPTLIYVDSEGKTINKMTSYLGIEEMQRIGESVLQGDSNFEELELKYNQKSISQEELFHYMTALKGKGLYDRAEKAFEQYFLAEVKSGVTLDMFEQIFQYIRSSEDVPFQYLIENKEKFYQFKNKEKVDEIIRNYYLDEFMYAKIPETEADYFAAKKELAKKVEIDDFLSVNLDNNYYYKKQNEDKYMETAKVLFDRHSKEEDQLKISYIVGGAVKFKNPDHIKTLLTWAKRALEIDDNSINIASVSVYYAKLNDRAKAQEYYDKAIAKSLSDKDNYHESIKLGMDEYLSNIKD